In the Kineococcus rhizosphaerae genome, one interval contains:
- a CDS encoding NtaA/DmoA family FMN-dependent monooxygenase (This protein belongs to a clade of FMN-dependent monooxygenases, within a broader family of flavin-dependent oxidoreductases, the luciferase-like monooxygenase (LMM) family, some of whose members use coenzyme F420 rather than FMN.) gives MFHLGWFLGSGFGIQPWNPAVDGPWTGTNVRDWTKPDLYVDLTDSLERAGFTYVLIEDTAMVEDSFRGSAEVSLRRGFMAPKNDPMPLVPLMAQRTKHVGIVPTVSTIQYHPYLAARLYTTLDHLTGGRVGMNVVTSVTDRVAQNYGMERHLDHDERYLMAQEWIECVKALQGTWEDGAVLADQENGVYADHTRVHPADFRGRWFSSRGPLNTVPGPQGRIPVASAGGSVPGRELAAAHGDTQMAMCKTVEDMKAYRADVHARLLAHGRKPSDVKLLFLATPIVAASDEEARVKAEAARLSRYSDAAVEYNLWNMSYTSGGRIDFGGIDLDTPVDEIDTSAGNGERSSLANLFQGQSGKTLRQMAGESFQITDLGLVGSPDTVAAKMGEIMDEVGGDGFLLYTPPTRLQIAEITDGLAPALRRRGLIRDGYTYTTLRENLQEF, from the coding sequence GTGTTCCACCTCGGATGGTTCCTCGGCAGCGGTTTCGGCATCCAGCCGTGGAACCCGGCCGTCGACGGACCCTGGACGGGCACCAACGTCCGGGACTGGACGAAGCCCGACCTGTACGTCGACCTCACCGACTCCCTCGAACGGGCCGGCTTCACCTACGTCCTCATCGAGGACACCGCGATGGTCGAGGACAGCTTCCGCGGCAGCGCCGAGGTGTCGCTGCGCCGGGGGTTCATGGCCCCCAAGAACGACCCGATGCCCCTGGTGCCGCTCATGGCCCAGCGCACGAAGCACGTCGGGATCGTCCCGACCGTCTCCACGATCCAGTACCACCCCTACCTGGCGGCCCGGCTCTACACGACCCTGGACCACCTCACCGGCGGGCGCGTCGGCATGAACGTCGTGACCAGCGTCACCGACCGCGTCGCGCAGAACTACGGGATGGAGCGCCACCTCGACCACGACGAGCGCTACCTCATGGCCCAGGAGTGGATCGAGTGCGTCAAGGCGCTGCAGGGCACCTGGGAGGACGGCGCGGTCCTGGCCGACCAGGAGAACGGGGTCTACGCCGACCACACCCGGGTCCACCCGGCCGACTTCCGGGGCCGGTGGTTCTCCTCCCGCGGCCCGCTGAACACCGTCCCGGGCCCGCAGGGCCGGATCCCCGTCGCCTCCGCCGGCGGGTCCGTCCCGGGGCGCGAGCTCGCCGCCGCGCACGGCGACACGCAGATGGCGATGTGCAAGACCGTCGAGGACATGAAGGCCTACCGGGCCGACGTGCACGCACGGCTGCTCGCCCACGGGCGCAAACCCTCCGACGTGAAGCTGCTGTTCCTGGCGACCCCGATCGTCGCGGCGTCCGACGAGGAGGCCCGGGTCAAGGCCGAGGCCGCGCGGCTGTCCCGGTACTCCGACGCCGCCGTCGAGTACAACCTGTGGAACATGTCGTACACCTCCGGCGGCCGGATCGACTTCGGCGGCATCGACCTCGACACCCCCGTCGACGAGATCGACACCTCCGCCGGCAACGGGGAGCGGTCCTCCCTGGCCAACCTCTTCCAGGGCCAGTCGGGCAAGACGCTGCGCCAGATGGCGGGGGAGTCGTTCCAGATCACCGACCTCGGGCTCGTGGGGTCGCCGGACACCGTGGCCGCGAAGATGGGCGAGATCATGGACGAGGTCGGCGGTGACGGCTTCCTGCTCTACACCCCGCCGACGCGCCTGCAGATCGCCGAGATCACCGACGGCCTGGCCCCGGCGCTGCGCAGGCGCGGGCTGATCCGGGACGGGTACACGTACACCACGCTGCGGGAGAACCTGCAGGAGTTCTGA
- a CDS encoding riboflavin kinase, with translation MTTTTARDATTRTATVPPQRDVVLHVEGVVEHGDQRGRLLGFPTANIGVPEHGLRDGVWAGTVQLDPEHDGPVHVAAVSVGHRPTYYGKDGDRLLEAHLLDFAGDLYDRRVLVRLHVRLRPQRRFSGSGELVEQMQRDVADTRAWAAASLPRNEPETRAATTGNTPSAQ, from the coding sequence ATGACGACCACCACCGCCCGCGACGCCACGACCCGCACCGCGACGGTCCCCCCGCAGCGGGACGTCGTGCTCCACGTCGAGGGCGTCGTCGAGCACGGCGACCAGCGCGGCCGGCTGCTGGGCTTCCCCACGGCCAACATCGGCGTCCCCGAGCACGGCCTGCGCGACGGGGTGTGGGCCGGCACGGTGCAGCTCGACCCCGAGCACGACGGCCCGGTCCACGTCGCCGCCGTCTCGGTGGGCCACCGCCCCACGTACTACGGCAAGGACGGGGACCGGCTGCTCGAGGCGCACCTGCTCGACTTCGCCGGCGACCTGTACGACCGCCGGGTGCTCGTGCGCCTGCACGTCCGGCTGCGCCCCCAGCGCCGGTTCTCCGGATCGGGTGAGCTCGTCGAGCAGATGCAGCGCGACGTCGCCGACACCCGCGCCTGGGCGGCCGCGTCCCTGCCGCGCAACGAGCCCGAAACACGCGCGGCCACGACGGGAAACACCCCGTCCGCACAGTGA